A window of the Natronomonas salina genome harbors these coding sequences:
- a CDS encoding 3-dehydroquinate synthase II yields MTRSVWLKADDDVGDWEARKRRITAGLEAGVDWVLVDQRDVGRVRDLGQVNVAAFAGDDVHVMDAEETEQAEADAVVVGKDGEGDGTIDLPSDFSGSADLTTLRRTDGATGAYVRILDSEYETLAEEAARDADYTIVVGEDWQIIPLENLIARIGEETDLVAGVQTAEEARTAFETLELGADAVLLDSDDPDEIRATVDARDATQRERLDLQRATVTAVEQTGSADRVCVDTASMLEHDEGMLVGSMSRGLFFVHAETADSPYVASRPFRVNAGAVHAYVRTPGGETKYLAELKSGDEVQVVDTDGNTREAIVGRAKIEKRPMFRVEAELENGDRIETLLQNAETIKVATADGRRAVTDLEEGDDLLVYYEAVARHFGEAVEESIIEK; encoded by the coding sequence ATGACACGCTCCGTGTGGTTGAAGGCCGACGACGACGTCGGCGACTGGGAGGCGCGGAAGCGCCGCATCACCGCCGGCCTGGAGGCCGGCGTCGACTGGGTGCTGGTCGACCAGCGGGACGTCGGCCGGGTCCGCGACCTCGGGCAGGTGAACGTCGCCGCCTTCGCCGGCGACGACGTCCACGTGATGGACGCCGAGGAGACCGAGCAGGCCGAGGCCGACGCGGTCGTCGTCGGGAAGGACGGCGAGGGCGACGGCACCATCGACCTCCCCTCCGACTTCTCCGGGTCCGCCGACCTGACGACGCTGCGCCGCACCGACGGCGCCACCGGCGCCTACGTCCGCATCCTCGACTCGGAGTACGAGACGCTCGCCGAGGAGGCCGCCCGCGACGCCGACTACACCATCGTCGTCGGCGAGGACTGGCAGATCATCCCCCTGGAGAACCTCATCGCCCGCATCGGCGAGGAGACCGACCTCGTGGCGGGCGTCCAGACCGCCGAGGAGGCCCGCACCGCCTTCGAGACGCTCGAACTCGGCGCCGACGCCGTCCTCCTGGACTCGGACGATCCCGACGAGATCCGGGCGACCGTCGACGCCCGCGACGCCACCCAGCGCGAGCGCCTCGACCTCCAGCGGGCTACCGTCACCGCCGTCGAGCAGACCGGCTCCGCCGACCGCGTCTGCGTCGACACCGCCTCGATGCTCGAGCACGACGAGGGGATGCTCGTCGGGTCGATGAGCCGGGGGCTGTTCTTCGTCCACGCCGAGACCGCCGACTCGCCGTACGTCGCCAGCCGCCCGTTCCGGGTCAACGCCGGCGCCGTCCACGCCTACGTCCGGACGCCCGGCGGCGAGACGAAGTACCTCGCCGAGTTGAAGTCCGGCGACGAGGTCCAGGTCGTCGACACCGACGGGAACACCCGCGAGGCCATCGTCGGCCGCGCGAAGATCGAGAAGCGCCCGATGTTCCGCGTCGAGGCCGAACTGGAGAACGGCGACCGCATCGAGACGCTGCTGCAGAACGCCGAGACCATCAAGGTCGCGACGGCCGACGGCCGGCGGGCCGTCACCGACCTCGAGGAGGGCGACGACCTGCTCGTCTACTACGAGGCGGTCGCCCGCCACTTCGGCGAGGCCGTCGAGGAGTCGATCATCGAGAAGTAG